Proteins from a single region of Haloterrigena alkaliphila:
- the ilvB gene encoding biosynthetic-type acetolactate synthase large subunit, translating into MSERAAKVTPADEEQDDDQITDSAAPDAAKELDADTESTPTEQAEPVTNGAEAVVRALENAGVEYAFGVQGGAIMPVYDALYDSDIRHVTMAHEQGAAHAADAYGIVSGEPGICLATSGPGATNLVTGLADADMDSDPLVALTGQVPTEFVGNDAFQETDTTGVTTPITKNNTFASDSDRVGSDVSEAFALAGEGRPGPTLVDLPKDVTKGETDREPDAPKTPDTYRVQERADEELVAAAAERIENAAKPAMLLGGGVIKGEASEACREFAIEHEIPVITTMPGIGAFPEDHELSLEMAGMHGTGYANMAITHCDTLIGIGTRFDDRLTGGIETFAPDAELIHVDIDPAEISKNIHADYPLVGDAETVVEQLREAVDSSPEATKWRAQCQQWKSDYSMAYDAPEDGPVQPEFVVEALDEATDDDTIVTTGVGQHQMWACQYWTFTEPRTWVSSHGLGTMGYGLPAAIGARLAADDDQDVVCIDGDGSFLMTMQGLSVAVREELDITVAVLNNEYIGMVRQWQDAFFEGRHAASEYNWMPEFDKLAEAFGAAGFRIDEYDEVADTIADAIAYDGPSVIDVHIDPDANVYPMVPSGGDNGQFALAEDQL; encoded by the coding sequence ATGAGCGAACGCGCAGCAAAGGTCACACCGGCGGACGAAGAACAGGACGACGACCAGATCACGGACAGTGCGGCCCCGGACGCGGCCAAGGAGCTCGACGCCGACACCGAGTCGACGCCGACCGAGCAGGCCGAACCCGTCACGAACGGCGCCGAGGCCGTCGTCCGCGCGCTCGAGAACGCGGGCGTCGAGTACGCTTTCGGCGTGCAGGGCGGGGCGATCATGCCCGTCTACGACGCGCTCTACGATTCGGACATTCGCCACGTGACGATGGCCCACGAGCAAGGCGCGGCCCACGCGGCCGACGCCTACGGCATCGTCTCGGGCGAACCGGGTATCTGTCTGGCGACGTCGGGGCCGGGCGCGACCAACCTCGTCACGGGACTGGCGGACGCCGACATGGACTCGGACCCGCTGGTCGCGCTGACGGGGCAGGTCCCGACGGAGTTCGTCGGCAACGACGCCTTCCAGGAGACCGATACGACGGGCGTCACGACCCCGATCACGAAGAACAACACCTTCGCGAGCGACTCGGACCGCGTCGGGAGCGACGTCAGCGAGGCGTTCGCGCTGGCCGGCGAGGGCCGTCCGGGGCCGACGCTGGTCGACCTCCCCAAGGACGTCACCAAGGGCGAGACCGACCGCGAGCCGGACGCGCCGAAGACGCCCGACACCTATCGGGTGCAGGAACGCGCGGACGAGGAACTCGTCGCGGCCGCGGCCGAGCGGATCGAGAACGCCGCGAAGCCCGCGATGCTACTCGGCGGCGGCGTCATCAAGGGCGAGGCCAGCGAGGCCTGCCGCGAGTTCGCGATCGAACACGAGATCCCGGTGATCACCACGATGCCCGGCATCGGCGCGTTCCCCGAGGACCACGAGCTATCGCTCGAGATGGCGGGGATGCACGGCACCGGCTACGCCAACATGGCGATCACCCACTGCGACACGCTGATCGGGATCGGCACGCGGTTCGACGACCGCCTGACCGGCGGCATCGAGACCTTCGCGCCCGACGCGGAACTGATCCACGTCGACATCGATCCCGCGGAGATCTCGAAGAACATCCACGCGGACTACCCGCTGGTCGGTGACGCCGAGACGGTCGTCGAGCAACTGCGCGAGGCGGTCGACTCCTCGCCGGAAGCGACCAAGTGGCGCGCCCAGTGCCAGCAGTGGAAGTCCGACTACTCGATGGCCTACGATGCGCCCGAGGACGGTCCCGTTCAGCCGGAGTTCGTCGTCGAGGCGCTCGACGAGGCGACCGACGACGACACCATCGTCACCACCGGCGTCGGCCAACACCAGATGTGGGCCTGCCAGTACTGGACGTTCACCGAGCCCCGCACGTGGGTCTCGAGTCACGGCCTCGGGACGATGGGGTACGGACTCCCCGCGGCGATCGGCGCCCGTCTCGCGGCCGACGACGATCAGGACGTCGTCTGTATCGACGGCGACGGCTCGTTCCTGATGACGATGCAGGGGCTCTCGGTCGCGGTCCGCGAGGAGCTCGACATCACGGTCGCCGTGCTCAACAACGAGTACATCGGCATGGTCCGACAGTGGCAGGACGCCTTCTTCGAGGGCCGACACGCCGCGTCGGAGTACAACTGGATGCCCGAATTCGACAAACTCGCGGAGGCGTTCGGCGCGGCCGGCTTCCGCATCGACGAGTACGACGAGGTCGCCGACACCATCGCGGACGCGATCGCCTACGACGGCCCGTCCGTGATCGACGTCCACATCGATCCCGACGCCAACGTCTACCCGATGGTTCCGAGCGGCGGCGACAACGGCCAGTTCGCACTGGCGGAGGACCAGCTATGA
- the ilvC gene encoding ketol-acid reductoisomerase, whose product MTDEFTTDIYYDDDADVSTLDDETVAVLGYGSQGHAHALNLNDSGVDVVVGLREGSSSRSAAEADGLTVETPADAVAQASYVSVLVPDTVQADVYENAIAPNLEAGDTLQFAHGLNIHYNQIEPPEDVDVTMVAPKSPGHLVRRNYENDEGTPGLLAVYQDTTGEASERALAYAKGIGCTRAGVIETTFQEEVESDLFGEQAVLCGGVTSLVKHGYETLVDAGYSPEIAYFECLNELKLIVDLMYEGGHAEMWDSVSDTAEYGGLSRGDRIVDENVRENMEETLEEIQNGEFTREWILENQAGRPSYNQLREAEKNHEIEQVGERLRDLFAWADDEAETEDEDESVQVQADD is encoded by the coding sequence ATGACTGACGAATTCACCACCGACATTTACTACGACGACGACGCAGACGTATCGACGCTCGACGACGAGACCGTGGCCGTGCTGGGCTACGGGAGCCAGGGCCACGCCCACGCGCTGAACCTGAACGACAGCGGCGTGGACGTGGTCGTCGGCCTCCGCGAGGGATCGTCCTCGCGCTCGGCCGCCGAAGCCGACGGGCTGACGGTCGAGACGCCCGCCGACGCGGTCGCACAGGCTTCCTACGTCTCCGTGCTGGTGCCCGACACCGTGCAGGCGGACGTCTACGAGAACGCCATCGCGCCGAACCTCGAGGCCGGCGACACGCTGCAGTTCGCCCACGGGCTGAACATCCACTACAACCAGATCGAGCCGCCGGAAGACGTCGACGTGACGATGGTCGCGCCCAAGAGTCCGGGTCACCTCGTCCGCCGGAACTACGAGAACGACGAGGGGACGCCGGGGCTGCTCGCGGTCTATCAGGACACTACGGGCGAGGCGTCCGAACGCGCGCTCGCCTACGCGAAGGGGATCGGCTGCACTCGAGCGGGTGTCATCGAGACGACGTTCCAGGAGGAGGTCGAATCCGACCTCTTCGGCGAGCAGGCCGTCCTCTGTGGCGGCGTCACCTCGCTGGTCAAGCACGGCTACGAGACGCTGGTCGACGCCGGTTACTCGCCGGAGATCGCCTACTTCGAGTGCCTGAACGAACTCAAACTGATCGTCGACCTGATGTACGAGGGCGGCCACGCCGAGATGTGGGATTCCGTGAGCGACACCGCCGAGTACGGCGGCCTCTCCCGGGGCGACCGCATCGTCGACGAGAACGTTCGCGAGAACATGGAGGAGACGCTCGAGGAGATTCAAAACGGCGAGTTCACCCGCGAGTGGATCCTCGAGAACCAGGCGGGTCGACCGAGCTACAACCAGCTCCGGGAAGCGGAGAAGAACCACGAGATCGAACAGGTCGGCGAGCGCCTGCGCGACCTGTTCGCGTGGGCCGACGACGAAGCGGAGACCGAAGACGAAGACGAGTCCGTCCAGGTGCAGGCGGACGACTGA
- the leuD gene encoding 3-isopropylmalate dehydratase small subunit, producing the protein MTDEVEIPEVNYVSGSGVPIRGNDIDTDQIIPARFMKVVTFDGLGEFAFFDLRFDDDDNQKEHPFNEDRYQDSSVMVVNSNFGCGSSREHAPQALMRWGIDAIIGESFAEIFAGNCLALGIPTVTADSETIQELQDWVDANPDGEIEIDVEAEAVTYGGETIDVTVDDAQRKALVEGVWDTTALMKSNAGAVRKKARELPYVEDEAIPEAE; encoded by the coding sequence ATGACCGACGAAGTCGAGATTCCAGAAGTCAACTACGTCTCCGGTTCGGGCGTCCCGATTCGGGGCAACGACATCGACACGGACCAGATCATCCCCGCGCGGTTCATGAAGGTCGTCACCTTCGACGGCCTCGGCGAGTTCGCGTTCTTCGATCTGCGCTTCGACGACGACGACAACCAGAAGGAGCACCCGTTCAACGAGGATCGGTATCAGGACTCCTCGGTGATGGTCGTCAACAGCAACTTCGGCTGTGGCTCCTCGCGCGAGCACGCGCCCCAGGCCCTGATGCGCTGGGGGATCGACGCGATCATCGGCGAGAGCTTCGCCGAGATTTTCGCGGGCAACTGTCTGGCGCTGGGTATTCCGACCGTCACCGCCGACAGCGAGACGATTCAGGAACTGCAGGACTGGGTCGACGCGAATCCCGACGGCGAGATCGAGATCGACGTCGAGGCCGAGGCGGTCACCTACGGCGGCGAGACGATCGACGTGACCGTCGACGACGCCCAGCGCAAGGCCCTCGTCGAGGGCGTCTGGGACACGACGGCGCTGATGAAGTCCAACGCCGGCGCGGTCCGGAAGAAGGCGCGGGAACTCCCCTACGTCGAGGACGAAGCGATTCCCGAAGCCGAGTAG
- a CDS encoding DMT family transporter yields MSRSLDAPLFVLLAILWGFSFPAISVGLEHLPPLLFAAARYDIAALLLLTAAVLRVEQWRPTARNDLAAVAGGGVFLIAGNGLLFLGQQTVPSGVAAILQGLVPIITALWAIPLLGERLSPLGAVGAAIGFVGVGLVVQPDPGNLLAGDTASRLLIVGQVCSVALGGVLIQRAGPTLEQLPLVGWSMLVGGLVLHAVSLGRGEGLSADVIGPVSMGALLYLGVFATAVAFMIYFRILEQHGAFEAALIGYLVPIVATVAGVFLLGEEIGLLTIVGFVVVAVGFVLLKRRAIAEAIGFSTGVGSP; encoded by the coding sequence ATGTCTCGCTCTCTCGACGCACCGCTTTTCGTCCTGCTCGCGATCCTCTGGGGGTTTTCCTTTCCGGCGATTTCGGTCGGTCTCGAGCACCTGCCGCCGCTGCTCTTCGCGGCCGCCCGGTACGACATCGCCGCGCTGCTGTTGCTGACCGCGGCCGTCCTCCGAGTCGAGCAGTGGCGGCCGACCGCGCGGAACGATCTGGCGGCCGTCGCGGGCGGCGGCGTCTTTCTCATCGCCGGCAACGGCCTGCTCTTTCTCGGCCAGCAGACGGTTCCCAGCGGCGTCGCCGCGATCCTGCAGGGACTGGTCCCCATCATCACCGCACTGTGGGCCATCCCGCTGCTGGGCGAACGGCTCTCGCCGCTGGGGGCCGTCGGCGCCGCCATCGGCTTCGTCGGCGTCGGCCTCGTCGTCCAGCCCGATCCGGGGAATCTGCTGGCCGGCGATACCGCGTCGCGGTTGCTCATCGTCGGGCAGGTCTGCAGCGTCGCGCTCGGCGGCGTCCTGATCCAGCGGGCCGGTCCGACCCTCGAGCAACTGCCGCTGGTCGGCTGGTCGATGCTCGTCGGCGGCCTCGTCCTCCACGCCGTCAGCCTCGGTCGGGGCGAGGGTCTCAGTGCCGACGTGATCGGCCCCGTCTCGATGGGCGCCCTGCTCTACCTCGGGGTCTTCGCGACCGCCGTCGCCTTCATGATCTACTTCCGGATCCTCGAGCAACACGGCGCGTTCGAGGCGGCGCTGATCGGCTATCTGGTCCCGATCGTGGCGACGGTTGCCGGCGTCTTCCTGCTCGGCGAGGAGATCGGCCTCCTGACCATCGTCGGCTTCGTGGTGGTCGCCGTCGGCTTCGTCCTGCTCAAGCGACGCGCGATCGCCGAGGCGATCGGGTTCTCGACGGGCGTCGGCTCCCCCTGA
- a CDS encoding isocitrate/isopropylmalate dehydrogenase family protein — MTHEIAVIPGDGIGQEVTPAAVEVLEALEIDFEFVEADAGDAVLEETGEALPQETYDLAASADATLFGAAGDTAADVILPLREAVDSFVNIRPAKAYPGIDAVRPKTDLVFLRENTEGVYAGHEDRLTQDVSTLTRVVTESASARLAEFACDYVADGEHDGFSIVHKANVMRETDGLFRDTVKRVADENGVETDQVLMDAFATRVCLDPEQFDVVVCPNLAGDVLSDLAAGLVGGLGLLPSANVGPDRALFEPVHGTAPDIAGQGVANPAATIISAAMLLEYLGYDAESEAVHAAVEDTLENGPRTPDLGGDASTADVTEAIVDRL; from the coding sequence ATGACCCACGAGATCGCCGTCATCCCGGGCGACGGAATCGGGCAGGAAGTCACCCCCGCCGCGGTCGAGGTCCTCGAGGCCCTCGAGATCGACTTCGAGTTCGTCGAGGCGGACGCGGGCGACGCGGTGTTAGAAGAGACGGGGGAGGCGCTGCCTCAGGAGACCTACGACCTCGCGGCGTCGGCCGACGCGACGCTGTTCGGCGCGGCCGGCGACACCGCTGCCGACGTCATCCTACCGCTTCGGGAGGCGGTCGATTCCTTCGTCAACATCCGACCGGCGAAGGCGTATCCCGGCATCGACGCCGTCCGCCCCAAGACGGATCTGGTCTTCCTCCGGGAGAACACGGAGGGCGTCTACGCGGGCCACGAGGACCGCCTGACGCAGGACGTCTCGACGCTGACCCGCGTCGTCACCGAGTCCGCCTCGGCGCGACTCGCCGAGTTCGCCTGCGACTACGTCGCCGACGGCGAGCACGACGGGTTCTCGATCGTCCACAAGGCCAACGTCATGCGCGAGACTGACGGCCTCTTCCGCGACACCGTCAAGCGGGTCGCCGACGAGAACGGCGTCGAGACCGATCAGGTGCTGATGGACGCCTTCGCGACGCGAGTCTGTCTCGACCCCGAGCAGTTCGACGTCGTCGTCTGCCCCAACCTCGCGGGCGACGTGCTCTCGGACCTCGCCGCGGGACTGGTCGGCGGCCTCGGCCTGCTCCCCAGCGCCAACGTCGGCCCCGACCGCGCGCTGTTCGAACCCGTCCACGGCACCGCGCCCGACATCGCCGGTCAGGGCGTCGCGAACCCGGCCGCCACGATCATCTCCGCGGCGATGTTGCTCGAGTACCTCGGCTACGACGCGGAGAGCGAGGCCGTCCACGCGGCCGTCGAGGACACGCTCGAGAACGGCCCGCGGACGCCGGATCTGGGCGGCGACGCCTCGACGGCGGACGTGACCGAGGCGATCGTCGACCGTCTGTAG
- the leuC gene encoding 3-isopropylmalate dehydratase large subunit produces MSEGTLYDKVWDRHKVTTLPTGQDQLFVGLHLIHEVTSPQAFGMLRERDLEVAFPELTHATVDHIVPTADQSRPYKEDAAEEMMAELEENVREAGIEFSDPTTGDQGIVHVIGPEQGITQPGKTIVCGDSHTSTHGAFGALAFGIGTSQIRDVLATGTVAMEKQKVRKIQVDGELGEGVEAKDVILEIIRRLGTEGGVGYVYEYAGEAIESLGMEGRMSICNMSIEGGARAGYVNPDETTYEWLEQTDYFQENPEKFEELKPYWESIRSDDDAEYDDVVHIDANELEPVVTWGTTPGQGVGVTEPIPEPESLPADKQDTARRAQEHMRVEPGDTMEGYDIDVAFLGSCTNARLPDLRRAAKIVEGRQVHDDVRAMVVPGSQRVQKTAEEEGLKDTFEEAGFEWRNAGCSMCLGMNEDQLEGDEACASSSNRNFVGRQGSKDGRTVLMSPRMVAAAAITGEVSDVRDLKEVNLA; encoded by the coding sequence ATGAGCGAGGGCACGCTGTACGACAAGGTCTGGGATCGACACAAAGTCACCACGCTGCCGACGGGACAGGATCAGCTGTTCGTCGGGCTTCACCTCATCCACGAGGTCACGAGTCCGCAGGCGTTCGGGATGCTCCGCGAGCGCGACCTCGAGGTCGCCTTCCCGGAACTGACCCACGCGACGGTCGACCACATCGTCCCGACGGCGGATCAGTCCCGCCCCTACAAGGAGGACGCGGCCGAGGAGATGATGGCCGAACTCGAGGAAAACGTTCGGGAGGCCGGCATCGAGTTCTCGGACCCGACGACGGGCGATCAGGGGATCGTCCACGTCATCGGACCGGAACAGGGGATCACCCAGCCCGGGAAAACGATCGTCTGCGGGGACTCCCACACCTCGACCCACGGCGCGTTCGGCGCGCTCGCGTTCGGGATCGGGACCTCCCAGATCCGCGACGTGCTCGCGACGGGCACCGTCGCGATGGAGAAACAGAAAGTGCGGAAGATCCAGGTCGACGGCGAACTCGGCGAGGGCGTCGAGGCGAAGGACGTCATCCTCGAGATCATCCGCCGACTCGGCACCGAGGGCGGCGTCGGCTACGTCTACGAGTACGCCGGCGAGGCCATCGAGAGCCTCGGGATGGAAGGCCGGATGTCGATCTGTAACATGTCCATCGAGGGCGGCGCCCGCGCGGGCTACGTCAACCCCGACGAGACCACCTACGAGTGGCTCGAGCAGACGGACTACTTCCAGGAGAACCCGGAGAAGTTCGAGGAACTCAAGCCCTACTGGGAGTCCATCCGTTCGGACGACGACGCCGAGTACGACGACGTCGTCCACATCGACGCCAACGAACTCGAGCCAGTGGTCACCTGGGGCACCACGCCCGGTCAGGGCGTCGGCGTCACCGAGCCGATTCCGGAACCCGAATCCCTGCCCGCAGACAAGCAGGACACCGCCCGACGCGCCCAGGAGCACATGCGCGTCGAACCCGGCGACACGATGGAGGGGTACGACATCGACGTGGCCTTCCTCGGCTCCTGTACGAACGCCCGCCTGCCCGATCTGCGCCGCGCGGCGAAGATCGTCGAGGGCCGGCAGGTCCACGACGACGTCCGCGCGATGGTCGTCCCCGGCAGCCAGCGCGTGCAGAAGACCGCCGAGGAAGAGGGCCTCAAAGACACCTTCGAGGAAGCCGGCTTCGAGTGGCGAAACGCCGGCTGTTCGATGTGTCTGGGCATGAACGAGGACCAGCTCGAGGGCGACGAGGCCTGCGCCTCCTCCTCGAACCGGAACTTCGTCGGCCGGCAGGGATCGAAAGATGGCCGCACGGTGCTGATGAGCCCGCGGATGGTCGCCGCCGCGGCGATCACCGGGGAAGTCTCCGACGTACGCGATCTGAAGGAGGTGAACCTCGCATGA
- the ilvN gene encoding acetolactate synthase small subunit translates to MKRGLDGPAPEERPTPAGRRNKQGIRIDPEVEATHLPRRTVISALVEHEPGVLSDVSGLFSRRQFNIESLTVGPTKDDDRARITVVVEEPDPGIDQIKKQLRKLVPVISARELEPDAMQRELALIKVEADDPAQVNAVADMYDAKTVDSSPETATFEITGARQKIEAAIETFGQFGIREISRTGATALARGTDETAAPVSATESAADEANQQEIPADDD, encoded by the coding sequence ATGAAACGGGGATTAGACGGCCCGGCTCCGGAGGAGCGACCGACCCCCGCGGGTCGACGCAACAAGCAGGGCATTCGCATCGACCCCGAGGTCGAAGCGACCCACCTGCCCCGGCGCACCGTCATCTCCGCGCTGGTCGAGCACGAACCCGGCGTGCTTTCGGACGTCTCGGGGCTGTTCTCGAGGCGCCAGTTCAACATCGAGAGCCTGACCGTCGGGCCGACGAAAGACGACGACCGCGCGCGGATCACGGTCGTCGTCGAGGAGCCCGACCCGGGCATTGACCAGATCAAGAAACAACTGCGAAAGCTCGTCCCGGTGATCTCGGCGCGCGAACTCGAGCCCGACGCGATGCAACGCGAACTGGCGTTGATCAAAGTCGAGGCCGACGACCCGGCACAGGTCAACGCCGTCGCCGACATGTACGACGCGAAGACCGTCGACTCGAGTCCCGAAACCGCAACGTTCGAGATCACGGGCGCCCGCCAGAAGATCGAGGCCGCGATCGAGACGTTCGGCCAGTTCGGGATCCGCGAAATCTCACGAACCGGGGCGACGGCGCTAGCGCGGGGCACCGACGAGACGGCGGCGCCCGTGAGCGCGACGGAATCGGCCGCCGACGAGGCGAACCAGCAGGAAATTCCAGCAGACGATGACTGA